actctttgcgagtccatggatggagcagcctctgtccatgggattttccaggcaagagtactggagtgggttgccatttccttctccagacgatcttcccaacccaggaatcaaacccgggtctcctgcattgtaggcagacactttaccatctgagctatcagggaagtttaTAGACTGCCCTTTTTCCTATGtcttcacatggcagaagggTCAAGTGAGGTCTCTGAAGTCTCTTTATAAGGACATTAACTTCACTTGTCAGGGCACAACCTTCATTAGTTAATATTTCCTAAAGCTCCTCTCCAACTTCACCACAttacaaaggaacttatttacaattTTGGAGAGggacacacattttcaacctACAACAGTACCTGAAACTGGAGAAATAAATTATAGAACATCTGGTAAACCCAAATGGTTGGTTTTATTTAGTGAATAGTATCATGTTTGAGAAGTCGTTGAGATCATGTAAGAAATCTTCATGTAACAGTGACAAAAAAATTGACATAGGATGTTTTTCTCATACAATGTGATTTACTAAAAACACCCACCACCTCATAGCTGTAGTCCCTCACGAATTCTAAGTGAGGGAGGAAGAATAATAAGCTTCTTTGACCACATGATTCTATCTAGGAGTGGATAATATTTTGCTTCAAAGTTCATTCAGAGAGGCAGAGAATTTTATAAAAGAGGATTTTGCTAAATAAGGCAATATATTCTGACCTCTTTATTacctaataatttatattttattaatgaacTATAAGAATAGCATATGGTGTTAGCATTTTTAATGTCTACATCACCCAAAACATCTTGTATCAAGCTTTGTAGTTCATCTTTGAAGTTCATGGATTATGGTTTATGCAAAATTTACACATGAAAGTCAGACTCTGTCTCTCCATAAAAGCCTATGGAAAACTATAAGCAAAAAAGGAGATGGAgatactgaaaaatagcagaagtgtTATTAGATATTCTAAACTGGATGAGAATATAACTGGGTCATCTCTATGAAAATATAGTGCAAACAAATCTGTTCCACTTGAGATATTATGATTACCCAGTTGGGAGTATAAGTAAGATTTGGTTATTTATCTATATTTGCACTTTGttcatttggattatttttataaatttagccTCCTTATGCTTAAAATATACAACTATGAAACACCATTCTCCTTTGATGTTAACATTTTAAGCaatatgaagaaatatatatgcaaaatgtgTTGTAGATACAAAATACAATATATATCTCTTATATTAATATAGGTGGCTATGTGTAGAGAGGAGTCAAGAAAATTTTTATgtcatatattttgttttctgaaatctGGAATGTGTTCTATCAAATCTGAGAAAGattatgatatttatttataggaaaaccatgagaaaatcaataagaaaaataaatttaaagtactAACTATTGTTTACCTTATCATATAGAAGATAAATCAATGAAATGAATAGTGATGTTTTATACCCCCACTGTATGTATTTTCTAAGAAACtctgaaaatcttaaaaatgctATTTCAAAATCAATAAATACTTTGGACTAGGAAATAATGAAAATCTTTAAAGTATGCTGTGATGATTGCAAGCATTCATGTAAATgttttgacatacttctttttaCATCTGAGGAGACACTACAGTTAAATAATCACAAAAGGCTTTCATGGAAAGACTATTCTTCATTGACAATAGGTGATATGTTTCTCTACTGCctgcctcattttctttttctgatccagAGCTTTTTCATGGCATTTTTCAACTCTCCATTTCTCAGAGTATAGATTAGAGGGTTCAGCATAGGGGTAATAATGGTATAAAACACAGTCAAGGATTTATCAATGGATAAGGTGGAAGGAGGTCTCACATACGTAAAAATACAGGGCACAAAGAAGAGGAGCACGACAGTAatgtgggagccacaggtggaTGAGGCTTTGCGCCTGCCTTCCTGGCTAAGATTCTTCAGGGAGTACAGAATGACCCCATAGGAGATGAGTAACAGTGTGAAGATGGCCATACAGATCGCCCCATCATTGGCCAGTGCTATGAGGGCAATAACATGGGTGTCAGTGCAGGCAAGTTCTAACAAGAGGTACCTGTCACAGATGAAGTGGTCAATGACATTTGGGCCACAATAGGGAAGGTTGTAAACAGAGAGAGGATGAATTACAGCATGCAAAAGCCCACCAACCCAGGCCAAGAGCAGCAGCAGAGCACACACTCGCTTATTCATGATTGTCAGATAATGCAAGGgtttacagatggccacatagcggtcataggccatgaccaCCAGGAGGCATAAATCAGCACCGCCAAATAAGTGTCCTATAAACAGCTTGGTCATACAAGCTTGGAAGGAAATGGTTTTCTTCTCACACAGCAAGGCTATAATCATATTTGGAGTGACTGTAGTTGAATAAACAGCATTCATAAATGATAAATAGCCAAGAAAGAAGTACATAGGGGCATTCCGCATTGAGCTGACCACCACATTCATGACAATGAGTAAGTTGCCCACCATTGTCACAATGTAGGTAAGcaggaaaatgacaaataatatTTTCTGACCCTGGACACTCTGAGAGAGCCCCAAGAGGACAAACTCTGTTACATTGTTCCTTTGTTCCATAGATCTTTCTGTATATCTTTTTCCACTGTTCAGGACAAAGTTTTCTGTAAATATACTTATTAATTTCCTAAATCTTAAGATATTTGTCTATTCATTTAACCATTGGGCTGTATGGTTTATCATGATCCAGTATTTTCAGAGATTATAATACAAAGCTGCTTAAAACACTGTCCCAAACCTCAGATCTTACACAGAAGCAAGTTATCAAGATACATTAGTGAGAAAAGAGcaaattttaagtaaatattttgccACAGTCTCTTTCTATCCAGAAGCTAATAAAATTGTACAAATAATTATTAccttataaatattaattaaaattttaattacaaagtaaagcaagattttcttatttttcttttcatttattaaagagaTAACTTTCTCCATTCTAGGTGTGGAAAAATCTTCTTAACCATCAAATAGCTATATTTGACAATTTCAAATTTCTTATTAGGATTTAGGAAAACATACAATAATGCCAATTGACAAaagtaattttttgaaagatttaCATTTTAGAAGATATACatagagttaatatccaaaacagaTACGCGTTTCTAAGCAGTCCACaaattaaaaaggtaaataaaaatataaaataaatttaaattatcaaCATCCAATTAAAGAAGAATACATCTAAATGGACAAGAAACATATTATAGGATGCTGAAGCTTATCTGTGAACAGAAAAGTTTGAATTGAAATAATGGCTTGTTGACTACAGTATTGCTTGTGttcttaaaaatcactgaatcaGGGTTTACAGATGCTATATCAtctttaataaatgaaataaataaatgaatgaaataaatgaataagaaataaatgaaataaatgaaacatgaaacagaaataaatgaaaaagaaactaaagagaccatagcaaaaattaacaaagctaaaagctgtttttttgaaaaaataaacaaaattgacaaaccattagcaagactcattaagaaacaaagggagaagaaccaaattaacaaaatttgaaacgaaaatggagagatcacaacagagaacactgaaatacaaaggatcataagagactactaccagtagctctatgccaataaaatggacaacttggaagaaatggacaaattcttagaaaagtataactttccaaaactgaaccaggaagaaatagaagatcttaacagacccatcacaagcacggaaatcaaaactgtaataaaaaatcttccagcaaacaaaagcccaggaccagatggcttcacagctggattctaccaaaaatttagagaagatctaacacctatcttactcaaactcttccagaaaattgcagaagaaggcaaacttctaaactcattctatgaggccaccatcgccctaataccaaaaccacacaaggatgccacaaaaaaagaaaactacaggccaatatcactgatgaacatagatgcaaaaatccttaacaaaattctagcaaactgaatccaacaacatattaaaaagatcatacatcatgaccaagtgggctttatcccaggaatgcaaggattctttaatatccacaaatcaatcaacataatacagcacattaacaaattgaaagataaaaaccatatgattatctcaattgatgcagaaaaagcctttgacaaaattcaacatccatttgtgataaaaactctccagaaagcaggcatagaaggagcacacctcaacataataaaagctatatatgacaaacccacagcaaacattaccctcaatggtgaaaaattgaaagcatttcccttaaagtcaggaaaaagacaagggtgtccatgctcagcactactattcaacatagttttggaagtgttggccacagcagtcagagcagaaaaagaaataaaaggaatccagataggaaaagaagaagtaaaactctcactgtttgcagacgacatgattctctacatagaaaaccccaaagattctaccagaaaattactacagctaatgaatgaatacagtaatgttgcaggatataaaattaacacacagaaatcccttgcatccctatactctaacaatgagaaaacagaaagagaaattaaggaaacaatgccattcagcatggcaacaaaaagaataaaatacataggagtatatctacctaaagaaacgaaagacctatatatagaaaactataaaacactgatgaaagaaatcaaagaggacacaaacagatggagaaacataccatgtccatggattggaagaatcaatattgtgaaaatggctatactacccaaagtaatctatagattcaatgcaatacctatcaagctaccaacagtatttttcacagaactagaacaaataatttcacaatttgtatggaaatacaaaaaacctcgaatggccaaagccatcttgagaaagaagaatggaactggaggaatcaacctgcctgacttcaggctctactacaaagccatagtcatcaagacagtgtggtactggcacaaagacagaaatatagatcaatggaacagaattgaaagcccagagataaacccacgtacctatggacaacttatcttcgacaaaggaggcaagaatatacaatggtaaaaagacaacctctttaacaagtggtgctgggaaaactggtcaaccacttgtaaaagaatgaaactagaataccttctaacaccatacgcaaaaataaactcaaaatggattaaagatctaaatgtaagaccagaaactataaaactcctagaggagaacttaggcaaaacactctctgacataaatcacagcaggatcctctatgacccacatcccagaatattggaaataaaagcaaaaataaacaaatgggacctaatgaaacttaaaagtttttgcacaacaaaggaaacgataagcaaggtgaaaagacagctctcagattgggagaaaataatagcaaatgaagcaacggacaaaggattaatatcaaaaatatacaagcagctcctgcagctcaattccagaaaaataaatgagccaatcaaaaaatgggccaaagaactaaacagacatttctccaaagaagacatacacatggctaacaacacatgaaaagatgctcaacatcacacattatcagagaaacgcaaatcaaaaccacaacgaggtaccattacacactagtcagaatggctgctatccaaaagtctataagcaataaatgctggagagggtgtggagaaaagggagccctcttacactgttggtaggaatgcaaactagtacagctgctatggagaacagtgtggagattccttaaaaaaactggacatagaactgccatatgacccagcaatcccactcctgggcatacacactgtggaaaccagatctgaaagagacacgtgcaccccaatgtttattgcagtacTGTATataattgccaagacatggaagcaacctagatacccatcagtagacaaatggataaggaagctatggtacatatgcacaatggaatattactcagccattaaaaagaatttatttgaatcagttctaatgagatggatgaaactggagtccattatacagagtgaagtaagccagaaagataaccaccaatgcagtatactaacgcatatatatggaatttaaaaagatggtaatgataacccaatatgcaaaacagaaaaagagacacagatgtacagaacagactttgggactcagtgggagaaggtgagggtgggatattcggagagaatagcaatgaaacaagtatactatcaagggtgaaacagaccaccatcccaggttggatgcatgagacaagtgctcagggctggtgcactgggaagacccagagggatgggatggggagggaggcgggaagggggatcgggatggggaatacatgtaaatccatggctgatttatgtcaatgtatgggaaaaaccactacaatattgtaaagtaattagcttagcttccaacaaataaaaataaatttaaaaaaaattttaaaaaaattaaaaaagaaataatgtcttGTTGACTACAGTATTGTTTGTGTTCTTAAAAAtcactgatttgcatttctctgacaatgagtgatgttgagcatcttttcatgtgtttgttagccatctgtatgttttctttggagaaatgtctgtttagttctttggcccattttttgattgggtcatttatttttctggaattgagctgcaggagttgcttgtatatttttgagattaatcttttgtctgttgcttcatttgctattattttctcccaatctgagagctgtcttttcaccttgcttatagggttagggtcagggttagggtcaggctcagggtcagggttagggtttagggttagggttagggtcagggtcagggttaggggtcagggtcaggggttagggtcagggtcaggggttagggtcagggttaggggttagggttagggtttagggttagggttagggttacttTAGACAAGAATAGGGGCTAAAAATCAATGATCTAAGAAGCATCCATATCAggaaactagaaaagaaaaatcaccagCAACTCCCAAggaaaatagaaggaagaaataatatagaTAAGAggggaaattaatgaaataagaaacaaatcTATAATAGAAAGGGACAACAaatcaagaaaatgttttctttgtaaaGACTAATTAAATTATACATTTCTAGCAAGActagttaaaaaaagagaaagaagcacaTAAAACCCGTATCAGAAAtgaagctgaatttttaaaattataagcgAAATTTGACCAAATTTATGCCAGTAAgttcaaatatttaaatgagcTATCTAAATTCCTAGGAAATCTGTTTTACTCAATCTGACATGCAAAAAATAGGAAATATCATTAGTCCTATAActataaaaattatgaatttaCAAGATAAAAAGCTTCCTATAGCCCCATGAGTTACTAGTGTTGTGGTCTTGGCAAGCTATGTACCTATTTCCCCATCTCAGCAATGAAGATAATAACATAAtgttagggcttccttggtggctcagtggtaaagaatccacctgtcaatgcagaagacatagattccgtctctgatccaggaagaccccacatgccttggagcagtgAAGCTTGTGTGCCATGACTATGGAGCCTGTGCCCTACagcctgggaaccacagctactgagcccacacactagAGTCtgcagcctgtgttctgcaacaagagaaaccagcacaatgagaagcctgaacaccgCAACTGCAGAACagctcctgcttgctgcaactagaggaaagccctcgcagcaatgaagacccagcacagccaaaaattaaataattaaattttaaaaggtagCCTCATGTCATAGGTAGTACTTTGAGGATTAAATTCTGATAGAAGTACTTTGCACATGGTCTGGTAGTTGACTCATTCTCAGTGTATGCTGGCCGTTGAGTCTCCTTTACGGTCTGGGTGTGTACCACTAAATGTAAAAATGTGTCTTGTGGGCACCCTGCTGTGCCTGTTCTGAAAGGTAAAAGGGcctggtttctctttttctgaagtAAAAGTGCTCAAGGGCAATAGATGCATcttaaattttaacataaatctttttcaattctggtttcctccagaattatatgggcttcccttatggcttccctcctttgtggctcagctggtaaagaatctgcctgcaatgccggagacctaggtttgattcctgggttgggaagatcccctggagaagggaaaggctacccactccagtgttctggcctggagaattccatggactctatagtccatgggattgcaaagagtcgaacatgactgagtgactttcattttcaggatatatgcccagtagtgagactgctgggtcatatgggggttttattcctagttctctctctctctctctttttctctctctctctctctctttttttttaaggaatctgcatactgttctctattatttgataaaaatgaaaatataggcaTGGGTAAATGTAACTAGGAGAAAGTAGAGAGCTCGAGTGGACTCACAGGGTATCACTGCCCTCGCAGTGAGGAAGGCTAGAAGGATGTCTGTTTCCTAAATTGGTATGGAATCTGCTTCTTGCCCTTTAAGCCACGGTGACTGACCCacactcatttcatgctccaggtAACTTGGGCTTCTTTTTTCCTGGGTCAGCTTCTCTTGCTCTGGTCTTCTTTTTGCCAGATGTGAGTCCTGGCTCCTCACTCTTGTTCTGATTCTGCATCTGGATCTGCTGTTTGTAATTAGATCGCCCCGAGGTCTGAAGAGTCTTTAGAATGTAGAATGCATATAACTTGACATTCAAAGAAGTCATAACTCTGCAGCTTAGGCAAAGAAATCTAATGTCTTCTTGGTGGATATAGCCTCATCCTTTCCCTTGTTGAGTGGATCACTCTTGGCTGTTGCCACAGCCCTCTTAGCTGACAACTGCTCTGGTTCAGCCACTGCCCAGCCATGAGTGGGGAACTGACCCCTCTGAGGGTCAAATGCTGGAACCAGCCTTTCTGTAGGATGAGACAGTAAACATGGATTGGCTCTGTAGAAGGATGTGAGTAGAAGCCTTAATGTTCTGGGATTTTCTCCATTCCAGTGATTTCCCAACTCCCTTATAAGTCTACTCAACCTCAGCAGAGATGTATCCTCAATGTGGGAGCAGATGCACACAGGAGCCATCTGACATGAAGGTGTAGCTTGATGTGCTAGACAGGGTAATAAGGGTTTCTGTGATAGACCcagattttatagttttagctgcAGATTTCATCCTAATTATCAGTGTCTGTAGAGACCTTCCCTAGTTCTTTGCCTCTGTTTTGTGAATATTCTTATCATTCTGTCTTCTCATCTGCACCTTAAACTCTTTCAGTTGGATCCAGTTCACTGGGCATTTTTGAGTCTCTTCcgtgttccaggcactgtgcggAGCTGAGTGACGTCTTGTAGTAGCTGGTAGGTGGCCAAGTGTGTCTGGTGggtatttcctttcttccttctctaaaacTGGCCAAGCACTGGGTGTGAGAGAGCTCTATGTTTCACAGAGTCAGGATATGATGGGGATGGTGATTCCAGACCTCATTCTGGGAGAATTTGGGATGATACACTTCCATTCTGTGTGGTACCTGTGGCTGGGTAGGGACACGGAGAAGGAGGAATGGCCGCAGGATGGGAGGGGGGACAGAGTGGCTGTCCCAGTTTACAAATACCTTACAGTTTTTTACTGTGTGCAGAGCTCTCCCACATGTATTCCAGTACTTTATCACTCCCTGTGAAATGATATCCCTGGTCcctttttacagaggaggaaactaaggATTTAAAAGGGCTACAAGACAGCTCACAACCTCATAGTTAAACTGCATCTTCTACTTTTGGTAACCCTTCCTCATGCTGCTCCAGCCACAGTGGCCTCCTGGCTGTCTCCCAAGCAAGCCCAGCGTTCTCCTGCTTTAGTGCCTTTGTTTTTGCTATTCTTTCTGCCCGGAACATTCTTCCCCCATTTATCTACCACATATATACAAATGCCCTCTGCTCCAGGACACTTGATCCCCCTTCCCATTTTTACTTTATCCACAACAATTTCTACCCTCTAACATATTTcacttgttaattttatttattgtctgtctaCTTCAGATAGTTTGTAAACACCATGAAGGCTgggatttttgtcttttattaacTGTTGTGTCCCTAACGCTTTGCCCTACTCTTGGCATGGAAGAGGTCCTCagtaaatagttgttgaatgaatgaatgaaggtaaaTATCCAAGGGCCAAACCCAGTCCAGCTGACTTCAAGTCCTGCCTTCTATTGACATTACATGAGGCCACTGGATTCTGAAATGATATACAGATTGATGCAGATGTGTGTTGGCATGACTGGTGGAGATGGCAACTTACCATCCTGGAACGCCTTCAAATAGGTTGATTTCTTTTGGCTCTAATATTTTAGAATGTAGAATGCATATAACTTGACATTCAGAATTGCCATAGCTCTGAAGATTAGGCAAAGACATCTAATGTCTTCTTGGTGGGTATAGCCTCATGCCAACGTGCAATCTACACAACTGTATAAAGAGGCTTTATCCTAGTCCCAACTGAGAAAACACAGCCACATGCTGAAGTGGGTCTCAGGGCCTGTTGGCTGCTGAGTTGCAGGGGTGCGAGTCACTTTGGTTCTCTTTGCACAGTGCTCATTGTGGCCCTCAGAGCTGCCAGCCAGCTCTGGGTgggtgagaaagagagaaaggagtgtGTTATAGAGAAGAGGAACATTtcactgtgtctcctgcctcagaAATGCAGGGATCAAGGAACCTGTGGAGCAACATGGGAGCATAGGGGTTTGTGTGCTCTGAGAGGCTCTTGTGAGAGACCATGACTCCCTGCTCCAAAGGAagttagggaactagatttcTGAGTCAGAACAGTGGATGCCAGGGAGCTGATGGTGTACTAATCTCATTATGAATCTGAGAACTCAAGGGTGAGTGTACAAAAGGTCATGGTGTGACTTTGGACCTTGGTGGGGGCCCTGGGAGTTTGGCCCTTTTAAATCCTTTGGGCCAAGGTATTTGCACTGGGGGAGCGAGTGACTCCTTtgttctctggctgcctcctttAATGAAGTCTTTTTTCCTCAAGTGAAACTGACTGACTGGAAACAAGTTTCAAAAACACTGGGCACAGGATCCACCATGTTACCTGGCCTGCAGAGGGCACCTTTTATCCAGAGTTGCATGTTCAAGAGAAGGTCagcccaggagaagggaacagtttgTGTTCAGTAGCCCAAGGTCACTGTGTCACAGACTCCTCAGAGCTGGACCCAAGATGGGCTTAGATCTGCTAAGACCTTTCCCGCCTAGAAAGTCCTCAGAACTGTAACCGCCTCATGGTGGCACATGAACAAAGAGGCAGGAAAAGGAGAGGAACCAAGGGTTCTTGAGATCCCACAAGTACCCTCTCAgttactttattatttctttaaaaaaatatctatttatttatttggatctgAAGAGTCTTAGTACGCGGGATcctcaatcttcattgcagcatgtgggatctagttctctgaccagggatggaacccaggccccctgcattgggagcacagagtcttaaccactggaccaccagggaagtcctccctctCAGTTACTTTAAATAGTAATTTCTTTTCAGTTGTTCAAAACCTTATCAagtgtgttttttctctttctactgATGAAGGAACTAGACCCAGACCAGTAGACTCAGCTATGAAAGTTACAGAGCTCATCAAGGGTAGAATTAGATTGCAAACTTGAAGCTGACTTTCTTCCGGGATACACATGGCCACCTCCTGATGAGGCTAAGTTAGAACCAGATACACACCCACTTGAAACTTTCTGAAACTGGGCCTGGGCTCCAAGTTCCACATAGCTCAGTCCTGTGGTTGAGATTTCCTTGAGAGACTGAATATACAAACAGATAAAACCCAGACCATGTGTAAAAATAGAACTCCGACTCACAATCTGTAGAAAGCAACCCAGGAAACTAACTTACTATCCACAACTCAGACTTGTAGGAAGTAAgccctctgtctcctgcagcCAGTCTAGGAAGCCAAAACCCCTGTGACCAATGACCCAAAAGGCCAAGACTTGATTCATAACTGACCACTTCCCTCATCCCCCACCCCTCACTTCCAACTTAGGGTCATCTGGAGACAGTCAAATATACACCCCTACCCAGCCAGTGTCCCTTGTCCACCTCGCTCACCTACAGCTTCCCTAGTTTGGCAGCCTCTAGCCAGGGCATACATGAAGCCTTCGTCTTTTTCCACAGTGAAACTTTCCTGCTCCTCCACCTGCTTTTGAGTCCCTGCCAAATGCAAGTGATGGTGGATAACTCTCTTGCTATAGTTAgctttgaataaaaaaaaaatgaaaatgttttaattcacaaaaaagatgcccatcaacagatgaatggagaatatgtggtacatatatacaatgtgatACTACTGAttccagaaaagaatgaaataatgccacttgtagcaacatgaatggaactagagatgatcatactaagtgaagtaaatcagaaagaggaagacaaataccatatgataccttcatatgtggaatctaaaatataacacaaacagactcacagacgtagagaactgACTTGTGGTTGCCgaagtggggtggggaagggttaGTGGGAGTTTGGtgctagcagatgcaaactagtgtaTACAGAATGgagaacaacaaggtcctactgaatagcacaggaaaatatcaatatattaaacatcctgtgataaaccataatggaaaaaatatatatatatatataagaatgtttatatatgtataactgaatcactttgttttacagaagaaattagcacaacattgtaaatcaactatatttcaatagaaaactaatttaaaaaagccTTCTCTTGTTCGCATTTGAATGACCTTCATTTATCTTGCTCTTAAGTAATTTCCTGCAAGGAGGTTGCCTAACTCTTCAGGATACACTAATATAGTAGTTtactttgatatgaatctttTTGGTGTTTGTGTGTCTTATATCCATAATGAAGCATTAGACTTTTTGACAGAAGATACACTAATATTTTCTCTAATGTCTTCTCAAAGAGCAGCACAATCCTATACTTAgtt
This is a stretch of genomic DNA from Dama dama isolate Ldn47 chromosome 18, ASM3311817v1, whole genome shotgun sequence. It encodes these proteins:
- the LOC133073006 gene encoding olfactory receptor 4A15-like, which produces MEQRNNVTEFVLLGLSQSVQGQKILFVIFLLTYIVTMVGNLLIVMNVVVSSMRNAPMYFFLGYLSFMNAVYSTTVTPNMIIALLCEKKTISFQACMTKLFIGHLFGGADLCLLVVMAYDRYVAICKPLHYLTIMNKRVCALLLLLAWVGGLLHAVIHPLSVYNLPYCGPNVIDHFICDRYLLLELACTDTHVIALIALANDGAICMAIFTLLLISYGVILYSLKNLSQEGRRKASSTCGSHITVVLLFFVPCIFTYVRPPSTLSIDKSLTVFYTIITPMLNPLIYTLRNGELKNAMKKLWIRKRK